Proteins from a genomic interval of Siniperca chuatsi isolate FFG_IHB_CAS linkage group LG10, ASM2008510v1, whole genome shotgun sequence:
- the adnpb gene encoding activity-dependent neuroprotector homeobox b — translation MFQLPVNNLGSLRKARKNVKKVLGDIGLEFCRDHLEDYKDFTPPEVYIKHTTWEDVCMWEPSHTKVQDYRSKPFCCSGCLFSSKYFSAYKSHFRNVHSEDFENNILLNCPYCTYNGNKKTLETHIKLFHMPNNTVRQGPGGMAVGVGGIMMKDGVLKRTGDSVEQAVYYCKKCTYRDPLYNVVRKHIYREHFQQVAQPYIVKPGEKTNSQNGGTAGATANTESTNTNNVNSNQIHCKKCLFVPRTYEALVQHVIEDHERIGYQVTAMIGHTSVIVPRPKPIIMIPPKTQGDKTIIGMGPKGAVMATTRSPGSHQLGRVVIASKTGFNSNLLSGMKHDAVRLKAGTTQSFSIGSQQVRVTLPGNAQVSVPQQSHAAKQLISGGSLRSPVVVSASSSLKSNPLGSRVQAAATTVASVTAKKSGSSVLGTSYTQKWKICTICNELFPENVYSSHFEKEHKAEKVPAVANYIMKIHNFTSKCLYCNRYLPSDTLLNHMLIHGLSCPHCRATFNDVEKMVAHMRLSHPDESVGPRTDSPLTFDLTLQQGNPKNVQLIVTTYNMRDAPEESVAFHAQNNNTAVSSALSASLISGKRLMPQHPPKTPSGAADSAPTKSAPQASVPYKRDVGKTLCPLCFSILKGPISDSLAHHLRERHQVIQTVHPVEKKLTYKCIHCLGVYTSNMTASTITLHLVHCRGVGKSQNGQDSRAAHSSRVSQAQSSVLKRASFDSSDTSAPKRRRPGPPGERAHPQDSNGPSTFVENPDEPVVLALDPKGHENESYESRKSFLTQYFSRVPYPTRREVEKLAASLWLWKSDISSHFVNRRRKCVQECETQNASVLLGFSMHELSKVSHELAFVQDGVYEGRHSKRRTSRMHMGVSEQALRRHKELVAANGGVALPRKGKPTETVEGTKATPSAPKPNNASRDQTKTINSTIPQKMPLDLSEPIAIDSDSDEEEQQRDNQEREGEVRLYGDKQLTGAKERMEPRTGAKIVPDLDDMSDDDDDDDEDDEDDEDDEDEGEHVENGFGPTEGSGRQAAKGRDTLPIIIPKFVPSSARSGRDGAQLGKQQV, via the exons ATGTTCCAGCTCCCTGTCAATAACCTGGGCAGTCTGCGGAAAGCGAGGAAAAATGTCAAGAAGGTCCTGGGAGACATCGGCTTGGAGTTCTGTAGAGATCACCTAGAG GACTATAAAGACTTTACTCCTCCAGAGGTGTATATAAAGCACACTACCTGGGaagatgtgtgcatgtgggaaCCGTCACATACCAAAGTCCAG GACTACAGATCAAAGCCTTTCTGCTGCTCCGGCTGCCTCTTTTCATCCAAGTACTTCTCTGCATACAAGAGCCACTTCCGCAATGTCCACAGCGAGGACTTTGAGAACAACATTCTGCTCAACTGCCCCTACTGCACTTACAATGGTAACAAAAAGACTCTGGAAACGCACATCAAACTTTTCCACATGCCTAACAACACTGTGCGGCAGGGCCCTGGTGGAATGGCGGTGGGAGTTGGTGGGATCATGATGAAGGACGGGGTGCTGAAGAGGACCGGGGACAGTGTGGAACAGGCGGTTTACTACTGCAAGAAGTGCACCTACAGAGACCCTTTGTACAATGTAGTGCGAAAGCACATCTACCGGGAACACTTCCAGCAAGTGGCCCAGCCATATATTGTGAAACCAGGAGAGAAGACAAATTCTCAGAATGGTGGCACAGCAGGAGCCACAGCGAATACAGAAAGTACTAACACAAACAATGTTAACAGTAACCAGATTCACTGCAAGAAGTGTCTGTTTGTTCCAAGGACCTACGAGGCACTTGTTCAACACGTCATTGAGGACCATGAGAGGATTGGCTACCAGGTGACTGCCATGATTGGGCACACCAGTGTGATAGTCCCCCGTCCCAAACCCATCATCATGATCCCCCCCAAAACCCAAGGAGACAAGACCATCATTGGGATGGGCCCTAAAGGTGCAGTAATGGCCACTACCAGGTCTCCTGGCTCACACCAGCTGGGTCGAGTTGTCATCGCATCAAAGACAGGCTTCAACTCAAATCTTCTATCTGGGATGAAACATGATGCAGTAAGATTAAAGGCCGGTACCACCCAGTCGTTCTCCATCGGCAGCCAGCAGGTGAGGGTTACTTTACCAGGGAATGCCCAGGTTTCTGTGCCCCAGCAGTCTCATGCAGCAAAGCAGCTTATTTCTGGTGGCAGCCTGCGGAGTCCAGTTGTGGTCAGTGCCTCTTCCTCACTCAAATCCAACCCTCTGGGTTCACGTGTCCAGGCGGCAGCTACTACTGTAGCCTCTGTCACGGCCAAGAAAAGTGGTTCCTCAGTCCTCGGCACATCCTACACACAGAAGTGGAAAATCTGCACTATCTGCAATGAGCTCTTCCCAGAGAATGTGTACAGTTCTCATTTTGAGAAAGAGCACAAAGCGGAAAAGGTGCCTGCTGTAGCCAACTACATCATGAAGATCCACAACTTCACCAGCAAGTGTCTCTACTGCAACCGCTATCTCCCCAGTGACACACTGTTAAACCACATGTTGATCCATGGTCTGTCTTGCCCACACTGCCGTGCAACCTTCAATGACGTTGAGAAGATGGTGGCCCACATGCGGCTGTCGCATCCAGATGAGAGCGTTGGCCCTCGCACAGATTCtcccttgacctttgacctcactCTGCAGCAGGGCAATCCCAAGAATGTTCAACTGATTGTTACTACCTACAACATGAGAGACGCCCCAGAGGAGTCGGTGGCGTTTCACgctcaaaacaacaacaccGCTGTGTCATCAGCCTTGTCTGCCTCCTTAATATCAGGCAAGAGGTTAATGCCTCAGCACCCACCCAAAACACCTTCCGGGGCCGCTGACAGTGCACCAACCAAGAGTGCCCCACAGGCATCTGTGCCCTACAAGAGGGATGTGGGCAAGACACTGTGTCCTCTTTGCTTCTCTATCCTCAAGGGCCCAATCTCAGACTCATTGGCTCACCACCTGAGAGAGAGGCACCAGGTGATTCAGACAGTCCACCCTGTAGAAAAGAAACTGACCTACAAGTGTATTCACTGCTTGGGGGTTTATACTAGTAACATGACTGCCTCCACCATCACTCTACACTTGGTGCACTGTCGAGGTGTAGGGAAATCCCAGAATGGACAAGACAGCCGGGCAGCTCATTCTTCTCGGGTCAGCCAGGCCCAGAGCAGCGTTCTCAAACGGGCCAGCTTTGATAGCTCTGACACTAGTGCACCGAAACGGAGGAGGCCGGGACCCCCTGGGGAAAGGGCCCACCCACAGGATAGCAACGGTCCATCTACATTTGTAGAAAATCCCGATGAACCTGTAGTTCTGGCTCTTGACCCCAAAGGACACGAAAACGAGTCGTATGAATCCAGGAAGTCATTTCTAACGCAGTATTTCAGTCGAGTGCCATATCCCACACGACGGGAGGTGGAGAAACTGGCAGCCAGTCTGTGGTTGTGGAAGTCGGACATCTCCAGCCACTTTGTCAACAGAAGGAGGAAATGCGTACAGGAATGCGAAACCCAGAATGCCAGCGTGTTGCTCGGGTTCAGTATGCATGAGCTCAGCAAAGTGAGTCACGAGCTGGCGTTCGTCCAGGATGGCGTGTACGAGGGCAGGCATAGCAAAAGGCGGACATCTAGGATGCATATGGGGGTGTCAGAGCAGGCTCTCCGGAGACACAAGGAGCTTGTAGCTGCTAATGGCGGTGTAGCCCTGCCACGAAAGGGAAAGCCAACTGAGACTGTGGAAGGTACTAAAGCAACACCGTCTGCCCCGAAACCCAACAATGCCAGCAGAGACCAAACCAAGACAATCAACAGCACCATACCACAGAAAATGCCTCTAGACCTTTCCGAGCCCATTGCCATTGACTCTGACAGTgatgaggaagagcagcagagggatAACCAGGAACGAGAGGGCGAGGTACGTCTCTATGGTGACAAACAGCTTACTGGAGCTAAGGAGAGAATGGAGCCAAGGACAGGGGCCAAGATTGTTCCAGATCTAGATGATATGTCAGAtgacgacgacgatgatgacGAGGACGACGAAGATGACGAGGACGATGAGGACGAAGGGGAGCATGTAGAGAATGGCTTCGGGCCCACAGAGGGCTCAGGAAGACAGGCTGCTAAAGGAAGAGACACTCTACCCATCATTATTCCCAAGTTTGTACCATCATCTGCAAGAAGCGGGAGAGACGGGGCCCAGCTGGGCAAACAGCAGGTCTGA